CTTTACTTTCTTAGTACTTTCTTACTTTACTTTCTTAGTACTTTAGCTTTCCTTATAGTTATGTTAGCTACGTTACTATTTTTGCagaagcggtggatgtcccacaggATGTGCTtttttctaaagttgattatcatcatcgttCTGCATGCTTTCACAGGAGttgctgctgtcgtctgctacggtagtcgtacatctgcttctgcgcgttcaaatttaaaatttccattgtccaatcatgatgcggATTTAACGGGCCAATTAGTAGCGTCCCTAGCAGATCATGCAGCTCCTTGCGGCCTTGTGAATTTCGGCGTTATGATTGCCAccctttttttgggggggggggggggtccataTATTCTAGGACCATTTATTCTGACACCCATATGCCAGACCAAATCAAATAGGAAGGAGGTGTGACATTGTAGTAGAAGTTGTAAACAAAAATGTTTTGTCGCCTATTTGTGTCCTCCTGCCTGATTACGACTGTTTCCAATATACTAGGAGAAGTAATAAATGGTATGAGACTCGTAAACATCACGCGTAGGCTCGTTTGCATGCATGTTTTGTAGATTGGAGAAATTTTATATGGTTaatataatcaatcaatcaatcaatcaatgcaccacactttttctgtgaatacacagCAGTTGGCTTTGCGAAAGCCGTCAGTCTGCAAAATGTTTTACTGTTGGAATTCTCAACCAAAGAAATATCAGCTGGTCAAAATAATTTTATAGAAATGAGTGCGGCGAACGAAACGTAACACTTGGACTTTGCGTGCTGGTGTACAAAAACTCCAACATGGAAAGCTTAGGAAAGCCAAGATAACATCAACCCCAAAAGTCAGtagatgcagtccacaaagagacaatgaagaagaattcgcCTTTATCGGACCTGCCTTTTCTCCTTTAGctcagttgaccttggcaacccacaCATGACTGGAGATCTCTGCACCTCAACAGTCAAGGAGGTAACACATGTTTATGGAACTACACAACCCCACGGAGGAGTAACTTGTAACTGGGGTATTGGTTAGAGCTTTCACCTTGCTGAGACCTGGATGtttgtgtggcgccatctacatgcgacaaagtcgtgaatcggagatggctcctcggtgatatcccctcttaacCGTTGTGTATACTAGTGTGTTGGTATAGGATTAGCAAAAGACCGTTATGGGACCATGGGACCAGTATTATGCGGAACTTTTGTGGCAGAAAAACACCAAAATATTTTAGTGAGGAATTTGAATACATTGGCCGCAAAAGGTGGGATCTCTGGCTACTATACGTTGAGCATGTCTCGAAAATATAATGCGGCATAACATGCAATGTTAAACTTCTTACCCTTGCATTAAAGAGCCTGAAGTTGTTCTGCTTACACCTGATGACGAACTTGATTCCGTGTTTGTATCGTGGTCACTGTCAACATTTTCTGATGCAATATGGCATCTCATTGAATCGGGGAACGTTCTACAGGAACGTCTTATCTGACTGCGCGTTCTGCTGCTGCAAAATAGAAGAGAATGATTGAAGTGGTCGGACCTGACCCCATGTGATTAGCAGGGCCCACGATTTCGAACCATTATTCATTCCTTATTTCGAGTTATATTTATGTACATATTGTGCTTTTACATGTACTTCTTTTGATGGATCTGTTGTACTTATTCACTGGGGCCCATGCTGGTCAATTTTTGTAAAATAGCATTCCACTGTAGTGCTCCTATTTCATTCATTATACGTTCCTTCCAGAATGTTCTATTCCGTTCTGCAAAGCCCTCCTGGACCTTGAACGTAAATAATATGAATAAATGTAAAGGTAAATAGCATGCATGGATGGGAAATAACCAACTAGGTcggattctttttatttgtcCCATCCAAACATGGCTGTTGACCTATAATACCCTAGGAGCCCTTAATGGAGCAATGAAGTGAAATTTAATGTAGCTCGAAAGTCTGcctcatctgtgaagctgtccaccaggagtcaccatacAAAATGTCTTCGCTCTGTGGCATATTGTCACTGCATGCCACCAAATTTCCAAAAACAGCcagagaaagcagccgcggacgacATACACAATTCTCGTGTGACGTAGAAATGGTTATgtgcctttcttttttccttctcaGTTCACACGCCGCTTATGCAtgcttagggttcttcgttttcgagtTAATTCCGATTgtcacgatagttcccccccgaactagttttcaagaattccggtaaaacccgatatccaCCCGAAATTCTTGCAGTCCTTTAACTTATCGTTCTAGGTAAactgtcggaaaagtgaatcataataagAGCAACGAGAGCTATTTGTAACAACCTTtgtgtcctccttttataatcctctcctgcaggagtcaaaggcaagcttttgtggagctaGTGTTTGAATACGGCAATCATTCACTGGCCCAGTTCCCagtggaaatataaagattcttgtttctcaatcccacactcttagaaatgaacttcaccgcatagcatgctcctacccattgttatctgccttgatttgttgaaaacgggaggtgtacgctttatggtgacacttgtgctgttcataattgtcacaaaaaaggtgtacgcctccagttttcaacaaatcagggcagataacaatatcattcgagatgatggttggctagtagcgtgctatgcggtgaagttcatttttcagagtacaatgtcacagcagtggcttgtttcatatgcctttcgttttgCCCAAAAATTCCCCGATGATATATTAAACAGAGATCGTAGcacctgatttctccccgaattctcgtgtttaaatagcacccgatttttgccCACCAAATTTGAAAAACCCATAAAACCccaaaacgaagaaccctatgcatgcttgagctgtgccactGTATGTCATTGGTCACGTGCCAGACCACGTCATACGTCACGACCACGACCAACTGGATTATAACGATGATGTCATaagcaccccttcccagcgcgaCATTTGGAAGCTAACGGTGGCGGTACTCATCAGCTCGATTTTGGTTCTGCAATTTTTGCAATACTTACTACCGCtttccttagtatttttgtacaagcggtggatgttccacgggagatgcttcctcctaaagttgattatcatcatcattctacgcgttttcataggagctgttgctgtcgtctgctacggtagttgtATGTGTCCATTTCtccgcgttcaaaattcaaatttccattgtccagtCATGTCATGGCCGATGAGtagtgcccctagcggatcCTGCGGATGgcctcctcataggggttgccgattatggcaTGGTCATTATaacctagtaggtcgtggtcacgacgtcctctcgttcagTGGTGCGCACTTAGCACAAGGAGAGGTGTTTGTTAAAGTCGTGCGGAAGAGAGTCTCGCAcatgctctgtaggtcacctacgctcatcgttcttcCGCAGGTGCTCATtctattcgttgcagaacacgccgcagcaaaaaataaaaaatattttgggtgTCGCTTCCATGCTCCTTCAACGTGTCCCTTTAAATGCTGTGCCAACGACGAGGACGGagtccagaagaagaacaggcaGCAATTATGTCAGACAGTGTTCAAATGGGTGGTTCACGATAACGTGGATTTCAAAAACTTATGCAAACAGATGACTCTGAACCCTGGGAACATGGGACTTTTCACATGCTGCTATGTGATTGACATGCATCAAAAACACAATGTGGCACAAAACAATGCAATGCTATCTTTTTTACCCTCGCATTCGAGTTCCTGAAGTCATATTCCTGACACGTGATGATGGACCTGGTTCTGTGCCTCTATCACAGTCACTGTCATCACTGTCTGATACATTAGGGCGCCCCGTTGAAACAGGTAATGTGCTAGATGAATGACGTTTCCGACGacgctttctgttgctgtgAAAGAAAAGTGAGTGTGTAAGTGTACGAACAGCACCCCACATCTGATCATGAGGGACGATAACTTCCTTGACTGTGAGTCATCACAGCTCCTGATCATTGGTATATTAATAAAACACGTATTTTCACAGTACTCCATCCCATCCACACCTCCTAAAAGCCCCAAAAGATCTGCGGCAGAAAAGCCAAAAATGCCTGAAAAGCAGCACATATGGGAACCAACACACCCCGGTAATCCTGGGCAAAATCCCCGATATTATTATTGCTATCAAACTGTTACCATGAGAACAGGTCCCATGTGGCATCATCTTGATCAGACCCCTCAGGAGAAGACGATAAGATTTCGTCCGGGACCGTTTTCGACATGGTGCAACTCCGCTTGGCTCTGACGTGGCTGTTGATCAATCAAAAGCTCCTGTCAACTCGCTGAATGTCAGAGGTAATGCACTCACAACCAACGTATTGTTATACCACCTATCACGCCAGTTTACAGAATGTCTACGCCTTGCCAGACGTAAGATTACGAACAGATCGTCCAATATGGCACTGTTTAACTACGTTTGGCTTCCTGTAAACTACACACCTTCGCATCTTGCTTCTCGGCGTTTCTTGTTACGCTTCCAACTAAAAGCATGTGTAATCTGGCAAAATACACTGAAAGCATATCCTTAAATGCCTCGCGTTAAAGTGCCTGATATTGCGAGGGTGGTaagtttttccttttcttcaatGATGACCAACATAGCAGAACGTAGAACGATAGTATGCAAGCGTGTTAACTATTTCACAAAACAAGTTTACGAGCGCCTTGTGACCCACATTGCCAACGTTTCCGAGAGAGGGGATTGGCCACCGCCACTCGCTACGCGGCTACGCGGGTAGGCAGGCCGTGGGGCTTCCGTCTGCTAGTGAAGACTTGGACTTCAAAAGTGAACAGAAAGCTAGATTGAGGCAGACCATGTGCCTCTGCACATGGCCCCGATCCAAACGCAAACTGAGCAGCAGCCAGCGAAGAATTCGGCAATGGCAATAATGCCGCCGCCACGCGTTTGAAATCAGTTTGAAATCATTGAAATTCCCCCTCGCCCCTTTACCACTGTTGCCAGAGGGCAGGAACCGCATGGGGCTAATTTCTCTTTCGCAGGTTAGATAACTTTGCGTAATAATTCAAATTCAGTGACAATAATGCTGAGATCGCTCGTTGTAGATGATGAATACAGCAATGACAGAAACTTTGCGAACCCACTAATATAACCATTTGACTGAAGCGTCATTgccttttgttttatttttgcgaACGTTATATTGTCCTGTAGAAAAGACTAAAAACGCAAGCAAAATATCATCTCATACATTTTGAACGGTCTGTCGTTCAAAAGTTTGTTTGCTTTTCAATTcgcacaaaaaaaataaaagaagaagaagaaagaatacAATAAAGCTCCCGATGAATGGATCTGCAAGGGTCCAGATGGGGTAGGTTGCGCCTTGTATTTTTAGGACGTGTTCGAAACGGCGTAATTATTGCTCAATACACCGAGCATGTAGCGAATGTTCTCACACCCCTATTGCTTCCCCGTAGTGTACTTCTCATCCTCATACACATTACCATagtctcttttttttaatttgtaatctatctcatccttctttcacccttTGTTAGTTTGTCATGTATTTCCagatcttttctttttcttttttcttttggagtagcaagccgaATGGGAAAAAACAGCGCGAAAACTGGACAAAGAGAAGAGACACGTACACACAGGGAGCGCTCCCTGTTTTCGCGCtgttatttgtttatttatttttccccATTGGtgatgtaccaacttgcccacaCTCTTGCTTTTagccgacataccgtttggcgGACCCTTCCTCCTTTTTGTCTTTGTTCTATTAAatatgtacccccccccccccctccctgtaCTGTATCGTATCTATCTAAAGAGAAATTCACACAGACGCCGGCGctgacaaacacacacacacgaaaaaataaagaaataaagatGTATCGAAGGTTCCAGAAACGAATGAGTGAACCGAAGTGAACGGGCATATGAATAGCCCCAGGTTACGGCTTTGCTGTACAAAGTCGATAGTTGATAATGTAAAATGACTGAAGCTCATAAACATTTGGCAATATTAGAGGACGACATAGAGCAGGCACGCAAAAATATACACTACCTGTATGCACTGCCAGGTACACAGGTTGGTTTGTTCCGGTCACCTCGTATGCTTCCAAAACCAGACTGCAAGGAGGTGGAGGGAGTGTTGGTTGAGTACCACGTGATGAAAGAACGCACAGGCAGCCATATGGGTGGTTCATCATAATGCCAAGACCTAACATTCAATTTGTTACAACGCTGCTTTATAATAAGCTGCaaaagagagacagaaaacTCTCGTCCGAAAAACTGTTTGAAGTTTGGTCCAAACTGAATTAAAAATTACAACCCTAACCCGACAAGTAGCCGAAAACCGTgtcttcccacttcgcctattcccattccgcctaatgctttttagcggattatctcgcaATCCCTTAGGGGGTTCACCAACTTCCAACTcaagggggtcccatttggcctaatgtatgctgcagacagttccacttcgcctactgatccgtgTCACGTGATGAAAGAGGGCGGTccgtgctgccaaaagtcactttTGCATCTTCACATAACTTTACAACCTCGTTGTTTTTATTCGAGCATAGCATTGcgttaaatacatttttttactACTTCCTGAAAAGTAAATGCGAGAAATTTGTTATTCTTTGTCGGGAAGTCAAAGTTAGTTACGCATCTCCACAGAGCAACTTTATCCCTTTGCTAGTCCTATTCAAGCGTGCTGCCAAGAGTCACTTTGCCTGTTATATTTCGTATCTGTGTGCTAAACTAATGAGGTCTGTCACAGGTCACGTGCAGAGGGACCACGTCACGACCATCGGTTGATCACGGCCTACCTTTCGTCATGCCTTCCTGTTCCCTCAGCTCTATCCACGAGtggcgttttctttctttctgtctttctttctttcttttttttttttttgaagtgaGCAAAAATCCAAAAATCTgcctcttatttatttattttttttttttcattccaagtcGAATTCCCTGAGCCGCACGAAAAACCTGTATCCTGCTAGTGATTTTGCAAAATGGTGCGCCAACGATTgcgaagaatgatagggttatcgcctctgatttgaggagagggggaagcgtacgcctttttgtgtcaattatcgtatatcgaaattgacacaaaaacacaaaaaggcgtacgccccccctgtcttcgaatcaggagcatACGAGTCTAATTTGTAGCCATAATGTGGTAGATAATGGCtctacataataggctccgcctcccgttatcaacaaagcaggagcgagaacgttgtcattgggaagatggttggctagcggTGTACTATATGTAGTGAAAAGACGGACCTATCAAATTCAtatatacaaaaggtgtcacagttaacaagttaaaatcgccgtttggagccgacacagtcggcgggctagctttgTAGAgttcatacactcttaaaaatgaacttcacgacagagcacgctcctagccaaccatcagcccgaatgacatcgttctctcccctgatttgttgaaaaggggaggagtacgcgtttttgtgacacttatgcagaaatgttaattgtcacaaaaacgcgtacgcctcccgttttcaacaaatcaggggagagaacgatgtcactcgggatgatggttggctaggagcgtgctatgtggtgaagttcatttttaagagtgtagccccTTTAatactgtacactcttaaaaatgaacttcaccgcatggcacgctcctagccaaccaccccaagaacacactgtcatcccagggctaTCCTAAGGTTGTCAGATGGGGACAGGTATGGCATCCCTAGGATGTCATAATCTGATCCTCAAAATGTCATAATACTGCCACTTTGGCATATGAGATGACATCCCCGAGGCTGTCCCTCGCCCATCATCAAGGACCAATTTAGGACAGTTTAAGTACACATGGAGGAAAATGCTTTCCCTCAATTCCCTGTTTTGATTTGTGGTCCCATGCAACGCGTTTGCGCTAGAATACGTCTAAAAGATGTCTAAATGTAGACTTTGGGAATGTCTATTAGACGTCTAACAAAGTAGCTCTATTGCTTCGTATCCGTCCCCTAGTCCAGCTGTTACGCTAAACTACAGCTAATAGCCGGATAATTGTTGGATCGATTTAGACCATTTTAGACATTTTGTCTAAAATGGTCTAAATCGATCCAACAATTATCCGGCTATTATCTTACTTATACGGTACTTACTTACGGTACTTATCTATCCACTGAGCCGTCATATAGACATGTATTAGCCATGACATCTAAAATTATACATATTTTATACCTAAATTTTGGCACTAGTGGCCCATGAATTGGTTCGTCCAGGTATATGTCACTGACATGCACATGCACTTATATGTGGTTCATGCACAGTATGTCTTACAAAGGCAACATGGATGTTGGTACAAGATTTATTTCTATGAACATAACGGGCAAACACTGACTTCCAAACATGTCGACAAGTCAGCAGACATTGTGAGCACTTCCCCTTATTGCACAGTCACATACCAGCAAATCTTGGTACTCTTCCAAAGCAGATAGTAGTGTACATGTATACAAATCGCAGCACTTATATCACCGGTAGCTGCAAGTATTGCCTCTGTCTCTGGGTCCGTGCTTGAGTGCTCCAAATGCAACCAGTACTTTACACACGTGTGGGGTGGTAGACGGCTGTGGGTAGCAGGAAGGAACGTTTCCGAGGtacactgaaaatagaaaagacaaTGTGTGATATCACTATAAATGCCTTTATGTAAAAATGTTGCATGCAGCTTGTTTACTGCAGAACTGCAATTTATTTTTAGCTAAGCCGAAGTGCCAACAAATGACCCACAGGAcaggcgttgtattcgtcaCCTCCATTCCATGAGCCTGGAAGCACCTATAAAATACATGAAACCATGAGGTACCAGCGCCAGCATAATGTGTTCGGCTTTTGACAGCCAGATAACAAACGAAAGAACTTCTCAACGTACGCACTGTTTTAAAAGATGCAACTATCATAAACATGCTGCCCGTGGCAAAATGGTCACTGCACCCATATTTCACTGCAACACAGTCAGCACAGATTAGTGACAACAGCACA
This portion of the Ornithodoros turicata isolate Travis chromosome 3, ASM3712646v1, whole genome shotgun sequence genome encodes:
- the LOC135388366 gene encoding uncharacterized protein LOC135388366, which translates into the protein MWRYGTDVLAESWNEGHDYYAWPVSHLLALQLCWSYDHILVKYGCSDHFATGSMFMIVASFKTVLPGSWNGGDEYNACPCTSETFLPATHSRLPPHTCVKYWLHLEHSSTDPETEAILAATGDISAAICIHVHYYLLWKSTKICWYVTVQ